The proteins below come from a single Rosa rugosa chromosome 2, drRosRugo1.1, whole genome shotgun sequence genomic window:
- the LOC133727879 gene encoding uncharacterized protein LOC133727879 isoform X1, with protein MQSMQAILKQYFGFSSFRPYQEEVIEKIIAGRDSLIVMATGSGKSLCYQVPPLVVGKTGVVVSPLISLMQDQVMSLKQRGIRAEYMGSSQSDNTVQSRAESGQFDILYMTPEKACVIPVSFWSKLLRAGICLFAVDEAHCISEWGHDFRVEYKQLDKLRGILVGVPFVGLTATATEKVRMDIVNSLKMENPYVKIGSFDRGNLFYGVKLFNRTQSFVHELVQEVSKFVRTDGSTIIYCTTIKDVDQVFNSLKEVGIKAGIYHGQMDNKARAESHRLFIRDELDVMVATIAFGMGIDKPNIRQVIHYGCPKSLESYYQESGRCGRDGMASVCWLYYTRSDFTKADFYAGECQTESQRRAVVESLMAAQQYCLSTTCRRKFLLGHFGEIFPSDKCGNCDNCISSKKERDMSREAFLLMACIQSCRGKWGLNMPVDILRGSRAKKILDAQYDKLPLHGLGKEYSANWWKALAYQLISSGYLTETVSDIYRTVSVSRKGEQFLSSAGPDHQPPLVLPVTSEMVDDEDNKSTSGEVGEIKSLSTLECEGFSEAEKQLYHSFLEERRKLARSLGTAPYAICGDQAIKKIALTRPSTRARLANIDGVNQHLVVAHGNHFLQIIRHLSQGLNLSLDGEAPIQAAITKKVYPVPNHQQRKLTPAKFEAWRMWHEDGLSVQKIANFPGRAAPIKEQTVQEYLMEAAQEGFAIDWVRLCDEVGLTQKVISDIQCAISKVGSREKLKPIKDELPEDISYGHIKTFLTMEKCGISLDGPLPNHHNAGKDDQLLKKETELSPSSIHTSPMEEPHEVKTSGRDSDAYSLDKNKETASLPFNREQGLKLPEVHFEDLLSKKRQKLGSPKEESKTTLKATENSILDWLSTKNGVTLSAILEHFNGSEEDCVIELLTGLESDFMIYRKNNMYFVM; from the exons ATGCAGTCTATGCAGGCCATTCTCAAG CAATATTTTGGGTTTTCTTCATTTCGGCCATACCAAGAGGAAGtgattgagaaaatcatagcaGGAAGGGACTCTTTGATTGTCATGGCCACTGGAAGTGGCAAGTCCTTGTG cTATCAAGTGCCTCCTTTGGTTGTTGGAAAGACTGGTGTGGTTGTGAGTCCTCTTATATCCTTAATGCAAGATCAG GTAATGTCTTTGAAACAAAGAGGGATCAGAGCCGAGTATATGGGTAGTAGTCAATCGGATAACACTGTCCAGAGCCGAGCCGAGAGTGGTCAATTTGATATCTTGTACATGACCCCTGAAAAGGCATGTGTGATTCCTGTCAG CTTCTGGTCAAAATTACTAAGGGCTGGGATCTGCTTGTTTGCTGTTGATGAAGCACACTGCATATCGGAGTGGGGCCATGATTTCAG GGTGGAATACAAGCAATTGGACAAGTTACGTGGCATTCTTGTTGGTGTCCCATTTGTTGGCTTAACTGCAACTGCTACTGAAAA GGTTCGAATGGACATTGTTAATTCCTTGAAGATGGAAAACCCATATGTCAAAATAGGTTCATTTGATCGTGGAAATCTGTTCTATGGTGTCAAGTTATTCAATCGGACTCAATCATTTGTTCATGAGCTGGTTCAAGAAGTTTCCAAATTTGTACGCACAGATGGTTCAACAATAATATACTGCACGACAATTAAAGATGTTGATCAG GTATTCAATTCACTGAAGGAGGTGGGCATTAAAGCTGGAATCTACCATGGTCAAATGGATAATAAAGCTCGTGCTGAATCCCATAG ATTGTTTATAAGAGATGAACTGGATGTCATGGTTGCCACAATTGCTTTTGGCATGGGTATTGATAAGCCAAACATAAGACAAGTAATCCACTATGGCTGCCCGAAGAGTTTGGAGTCTTATTACCAGGAAAGTGGACGATGTGGTAGAGATGGTATGGCTTCTGTCTGCTGGCTCTATTACACAAGAAGCGACTTCACAAAAGCTGACTTTTATGCTGGAGAGTGTCAAACA GAAAGTCAACGAAGAGCTGTTGTAGAGTCATTGATGGCAGCACAACAGTATTGCTTATCAACAACTTGCAGAAGGAAGTTCTTGCTTGGTCACTTTGGGGAAATCTTTCCATCTGATAAATGTG GTAATTGTGATAATTGTATTTCttcaaagaaggagagggacaTGTCTAGAGAAGCATTTCTTCTAATGGCTTGCATTCAATCATGTCGGGGTAAATGGGGTCTGAATATGCCTGTAGATATTCTTCGTGGCTCTCGG GCGAAAAAGATTCTTGATGCCCAATATGACAAGCTTCCACTGCATGGACTTGGGAAAGAGTATTCAGCAAATTGGTGGAAAGCACTTGCTTACCAATTAATCTCTTCTG GTTATTTGACGGAGACGGTATCTGATATATACAGGACTGTAAG TGTCAGCCGGAAAGGGGAGCAATTTCTAAGTTCTGCTGGACCTGATCATCAACCGCCTCTAGTTTTGCCAGTGACCAGTGAAATGGTAGATGATGAGGACAATAAAAGTACATCAGGTGAAGTTGGAGAAATTAAAAGTTTGTCTACTCTGGAATGTGAAGGATTTTCGGAG GCTGAGAAGCAACTGTATCACTCATTTCTTGAAGAGAGAAGGAAGCTTGCAAGAAGCCTTGGAACTGCTCC ATATGCTATTTGTGGTGATCAAGCAATCAAAAAAATTGCTTTAACAAGACCATCTACCAGAGCAAGGTTAGCTAACATCGATGGCGTCAACCAG CACCTTGTAGTGGCACACGGTAATCATTTTCTTCAAATCATTCGGCATCTATCACAAGGACTAAACCTTTCGTTGGATGGAGAGGCACCCATACAAGCTGCTATTACGAAGAAAGTATATCCAGTACCTAACCACCAACAGAGAAAGTTAACACCGGCAAAGTTTGAAGCTTGGAGAATGTGGCATGAAGACGGCCTCTCAGTTCAGAAAATTGCT aatttcccTGGTAGAGCTGCTCCTATTAAAGAGCAGACTGTTCAAGAATATCTGATGGAAGCTGCTCAAGAAGGATTTGCAATTGATTGGGTCAGATTATGCGATGAGGTTGGACTGACACAAAAAGTTATCTCAGATATTCAGTGTGCCATTTCAAAGGTTGGCTCTAGAGAAAAGTTAAAGCCTATCAAGGACGAATTACCAGAAGAT ATAAGTTATGGACACATCAAGACTTTCCTGACAATGGAAAAGTGTGGGATCTCGCTGGATGGGCCTTTACCTAACCACCACAATGCAGGAAAAGATGATCAACTCCTCAAGAAGGAAACTGAATTGTCACCGAGTTCTATTCATACATCCCCTATGGAAGAACCTCATGAAGTTAAAACCTCAGGCCGAGATTCAGATGCTTACAGCTTggataaaaataaagaaacagcTTCCCTTCCATTCAATAGAGAACAAGGTTTAAAGCTACCTGAAGTACATTTTGAGGATTTACTCTCAAAGAAACGCCAAAAGCTTGGTAGTCCCAAGGAGGAGAGTAAAACTACACTGAAGGCAACCGAGAATTCCATATTGGATTGGCTTAGTACCAAAAATGGA GTTACTCTCTCTGCGATTCTGGAGCACTTCAATGGATCTGAAGAAGACTGTGTCATCGAACTGCTCACTGGCCTTGAAAGTGACTTTATGATATACAGAAAGAACAATATGTATTTCGTTATGTAA